From Scylla paramamosain isolate STU-SP2022 chromosome 18, ASM3559412v1, whole genome shotgun sequence, one genomic window encodes:
- the LOC135109386 gene encoding large ribosomal subunit protein uL30-like isoform X2 has translation MSNKNKMSACRQSVVFPVSSLSAFFSSSNMVETGKTAAPAPAKRLRVRKKKPADPALRKKVAKPKRVAPAKPAEVKPKVKRPPRLTKAQIAKARVAKAAAKAEKAKAAKTKPAEAKKPAPAKAPADGSKKLPAVPEILLKRRKRRIATKKHKIAAIIQAKKALRSKRMKIFRRAEKYIKEYRKVEKQEIDLIRTAKKEGSVIVPAEAKLAFVIRIRGVNQVHPKVRKVLQLFRLLQINNGVFVKLNKATINMLRIAEPFIAWGYPNLKTVKQLVYKRGFGKIEHRRIPLTNNEMIEKKLKSKGIICVEDLVHEIYTVGDNFQAATNFLWPFKVGCFAFNHTFIYVSQNSERNMDIVLFLAA, from the exons AtgagtaataaaaacaaaatgagcGCATGTCGACAGTCAGTTGTCTTCCCAGTCTCCTCTCTTTCGGCCTTTTTCAGCAGTAGCAACATGGTTGAGAC ggggAAGACAGCGGCCCCAGCCCCGGCCAAGAGGCTGcgggtgaggaagaagaaacccGCAGACCCCGCCCTGCGTAAGAAGGTTGCCAAGCCAAAGAGGGTTGCCCCAGCCAAGCCTGCGGAAGTAAAGCCCAAGGTTAAGCGACCACCCAGGCTCACCAAGGCTCAGATCGCCAAGGCCAGAGTTGCCAAGGCTGCTGCTAAGGCTGAAAAGGCCAAGGCAGCTAAGACCAAGCCTGCTGAAGCCAAGAAGCCAGCCCCCGCCAAGGCCCCGGCCGATGGATCCAAGAAGCTGCCGGCTGTGCCTGAGATCCTCCTCAagcgcaggaagaggaggattgccACCAAAAAACACAAGATTGCCGCCATCATTCAG GCCAAGAAGGCTCTGAGGTCCAAGCGCATGAAGATCTTCCGTCGTGCCGAGAAGTACATCAAGGAGTACCGCAAGGTGGAGAAGCAGGAGATTGACCTCATCAGGACAGCCAAGAAGGAGGGCTCCGTGATTGTGCCGGCTGAGGCTAAGCTGGCCTTTGTCATCAGGATCAGGGG tGTGAACCAGGTCCACCCCAAGGTCCGCAAGGTGCTGCAGCTGTTCCGCCTGCTGCAGATCAACAATGGTGTCTTCGTTAAGTTGAACAAG GCCACGATCAACATGCTGCGTATTGCTGAGCCCTTCATTGCCTGGGGCTATCCCAACCTGAAGACTGTGAAGCAGCTGGTGTACAAGCGAGGCTTTGGCAAGATTGAGCACCGCCGCATCCCACTCACCAACAATGAAATGATTGAAAAGAAACTGA AGTCCAAGGGCATCATCTGTGTTGAGGATCTTGTCCATGAAATCTACACTGTGGGTGACAACTTCCAAGCCGCCACCAACTTCCTGTGGCCCTTCAAGGTGGGTTGCTTCGCATTCAATCATACATTCATTTATGTATCACAGAATAGTGAAAGAA ATATggatattgttttatttcttgcaGCTTAA
- the LOC135109386 gene encoding large ribosomal subunit protein uL30-like isoform X1, which produces MSNKNKMSACRQSVVFPVSSLSAFFSSSNMVETGKTAAPAPAKRLRVRKKKPADPALRKKVAKPKRVAPAKPAEVKPKVKRPPRLTKAQIAKARVAKAAAKAEKAKAAKTKPAEAKKPAPAKAPADGSKKLPAVPEILLKRRKRRIATKKHKIAAIIQAKKALRSKRMKIFRRAEKYIKEYRKVEKQEIDLIRTAKKEGSVIVPAEAKLAFVIRIRGVNQVHPKVRKVLQLFRLLQINNGVFVKLNKATINMLRIAEPFIAWGYPNLKTVKQLVYKRGFGKIEHRRIPLTNNEMIEKKLKSKGIICVEDLVHEIYTVGDNFQAATNFLWPFKLNNPTGGWRKKTTHFVEGGDFGNREDQINSLLARMI; this is translated from the exons AtgagtaataaaaacaaaatgagcGCATGTCGACAGTCAGTTGTCTTCCCAGTCTCCTCTCTTTCGGCCTTTTTCAGCAGTAGCAACATGGTTGAGAC ggggAAGACAGCGGCCCCAGCCCCGGCCAAGAGGCTGcgggtgaggaagaagaaacccGCAGACCCCGCCCTGCGTAAGAAGGTTGCCAAGCCAAAGAGGGTTGCCCCAGCCAAGCCTGCGGAAGTAAAGCCCAAGGTTAAGCGACCACCCAGGCTCACCAAGGCTCAGATCGCCAAGGCCAGAGTTGCCAAGGCTGCTGCTAAGGCTGAAAAGGCCAAGGCAGCTAAGACCAAGCCTGCTGAAGCCAAGAAGCCAGCCCCCGCCAAGGCCCCGGCCGATGGATCCAAGAAGCTGCCGGCTGTGCCTGAGATCCTCCTCAagcgcaggaagaggaggattgccACCAAAAAACACAAGATTGCCGCCATCATTCAG GCCAAGAAGGCTCTGAGGTCCAAGCGCATGAAGATCTTCCGTCGTGCCGAGAAGTACATCAAGGAGTACCGCAAGGTGGAGAAGCAGGAGATTGACCTCATCAGGACAGCCAAGAAGGAGGGCTCCGTGATTGTGCCGGCTGAGGCTAAGCTGGCCTTTGTCATCAGGATCAGGGG tGTGAACCAGGTCCACCCCAAGGTCCGCAAGGTGCTGCAGCTGTTCCGCCTGCTGCAGATCAACAATGGTGTCTTCGTTAAGTTGAACAAG GCCACGATCAACATGCTGCGTATTGCTGAGCCCTTCATTGCCTGGGGCTATCCCAACCTGAAGACTGTGAAGCAGCTGGTGTACAAGCGAGGCTTTGGCAAGATTGAGCACCGCCGCATCCCACTCACCAACAATGAAATGATTGAAAAGAAACTGA AGTCCAAGGGCATCATCTGTGTTGAGGATCTTGTCCATGAAATCTACACTGTGGGTGACAACTTCCAAGCCGCCACCAACTTCCTGTGGCCCTTCAAG CTTAACAACCCAACtggtggatggaggaagaagaccaCTCACTTTGTGGAGGGTGGTGATTTTGGCAACAGGGAGGACCAGATCAACAGCCTGTTGGCCAGAATGATCTAA
- the LOC135109391 gene encoding adenylate cyclase CyaB-like isoform X2: MPRNTEIKARVQDVAKLHKIAAELSQSSGEVLYQEDTFFNTPQGRLKLRVIKDKREELIYYERPDQEGPKCSDFVKVERKAGELSDDIKLLLSRSLGVKGSVKKTRTLYMVGQTRIHVDKVENLGDFMELEVMLNDDQSLEEGEKIALDLQEKLGVKQEDLLTGAYMDMILKQ; this comes from the exons ATGCCACGCAACACTGAGATCAAGGCAAGAGTGCAGGATGTGGCCAAGCTGCACAAGATTGCTGCCGAGTTGTCCCAGAGCAGCGGGGAAGTGCTGTACCAGGAGGACACCTTCTTCAACACACCACAGGGGAGACTCAAGCTCAGGGTTATCAAG gataaaagagaagagttgATATATTATGAGCGACCAGATCAGGAGGGTCCCAAATGCAGCGACTTTGTTAAG GTGGAAAGGAAGGCTGGAGAGCTAAGTGACGACATAAAACTATTATTGAGTCGTTCCCTTGGAGTTAAAGGATCTGTCAAGAAGACCAGGACACTGTACATGGTTGGCCAGACAAGAATTCATGTTGATAAGGTGGAAAATCTTGGGGACTTCATGGAACTTGAG GTAATGCTGAATGATGACCAGTCtttggaagaaggagagaagattgcCTTAGACCTGCAGGAGAAGCTGGGTGTCAAGCAGGAGGATCTCCTTACTGGAGCTTATATGGACATGATCTTGAAGCAATAA
- the LOC135109391 gene encoding adenylate cyclase CyaB-like isoform X1, producing the protein MILSRCLVRRLCVTSYKEMPRNTEIKARVQDVAKLHKIAAELSQSSGEVLYQEDTFFNTPQGRLKLRVIKDKREELIYYERPDQEGPKCSDFVKVERKAGELSDDIKLLLSRSLGVKGSVKKTRTLYMVGQTRIHVDKVENLGDFMELEVMLNDDQSLEEGEKIALDLQEKLGVKQEDLLTGAYMDMILKQ; encoded by the exons atgaTCTTAAGCCGCTGTCTTGTCCGGCGGCTGTGTGTGACTAGCT ACAAGGAGATGCCACGCAACACTGAGATCAAGGCAAGAGTGCAGGATGTGGCCAAGCTGCACAAGATTGCTGCCGAGTTGTCCCAGAGCAGCGGGGAAGTGCTGTACCAGGAGGACACCTTCTTCAACACACCACAGGGGAGACTCAAGCTCAGGGTTATCAAG gataaaagagaagagttgATATATTATGAGCGACCAGATCAGGAGGGTCCCAAATGCAGCGACTTTGTTAAG GTGGAAAGGAAGGCTGGAGAGCTAAGTGACGACATAAAACTATTATTGAGTCGTTCCCTTGGAGTTAAAGGATCTGTCAAGAAGACCAGGACACTGTACATGGTTGGCCAGACAAGAATTCATGTTGATAAGGTGGAAAATCTTGGGGACTTCATGGAACTTGAG GTAATGCTGAATGATGACCAGTCtttggaagaaggagagaagattgcCTTAGACCTGCAGGAGAAGCTGGGTGTCAAGCAGGAGGATCTCCTTACTGGAGCTTATATGGACATGATCTTGAAGCAATAA